In one Sphingobacterium daejeonense genomic region, the following are encoded:
- a CDS encoding class I SAM-dependent methyltransferase: MVFEDLIKNLKALIQEQKLVKVSLGNYKGTEANLKNIYIKPVLIKQELLLSFVFRYQTKDITKNFSIEQAIDEISSYVGFKGFRLVNLQTTSENLIYQMNKKAEWRVQKEKVVGREPQSYTHDKQKDRKLSDSTKSYLHELNLTGQEGKVYKNAQDKWKQINHYIELLSSSLSHLPENKNLKVVDMGAGKGYLTFALYDYLKNNLNRNVEVVGVEFRKDLVDFCNEVALKSDFNQLGFVEGTIEDYQSNEPIDVLIALHACDTATDDAIFKGIKDESSLIVVAPCCHKQVRRQLEEVKAKNDLEFMTKYGIFMERHAEMLTDSIRALILEYYGYETKVMQFISDQHTPKKCDDRRS; this comes from the coding sequence ATGGTATTTGAAGATTTAATAAAGAATTTGAAGGCACTCATTCAAGAGCAAAAATTGGTAAAAGTGTCTTTGGGTAATTATAAGGGAACTGAAGCAAACTTGAAAAACATTTACATTAAACCTGTACTGATAAAACAAGAATTGCTCCTTTCTTTTGTTTTCAGATATCAAACGAAAGATATAACCAAAAACTTTAGCATTGAACAAGCAATCGATGAAATCAGCAGCTATGTTGGTTTCAAAGGGTTTAGATTGGTAAATCTTCAAACGACCTCAGAAAACCTGATTTATCAGATGAATAAAAAAGCTGAATGGAGAGTGCAAAAAGAAAAAGTTGTTGGTAGGGAACCACAATCTTATACTCATGATAAACAAAAGGATAGAAAACTGAGTGATTCGACTAAATCCTATTTACATGAATTGAATCTTACAGGTCAGGAAGGAAAGGTTTATAAAAATGCTCAAGACAAATGGAAACAAATAAACCATTACATTGAGTTGCTGAGTTCTTCACTTTCTCATCTGCCTGAAAATAAAAATCTTAAGGTTGTTGATATGGGAGCTGGTAAAGGTTATTTGACTTTTGCCCTGTATGATTATTTAAAGAATAATTTGAACCGAAATGTCGAAGTAGTGGGAGTGGAGTTTAGGAAAGATCTAGTTGACTTTTGTAATGAAGTAGCATTGAAATCCGATTTTAATCAACTTGGATTTGTGGAAGGAACCATCGAAGACTATCAATCAAACGAACCTATTGATGTTTTAATTGCTCTTCATGCTTGTGATACTGCTACCGATGATGCCATTTTTAAAGGGATAAAAGATGAGTCTTCGCTCATTGTCGTTGCTCCTTGTTGCCATAAACAAGTCCGTAGACAGCTGGAAGAAGTGAAAGCAAAGAATGACCTGGAATTTATGACCAAATATGGAATCTTTATGGAGCGTCATGCAGAAATGTTGACGGATAGCATCAGAGCCCTCATCTTAGAATACTACGGTTATGAGACAAAAGTAATGCAGTTTATTTCTGATCAACATACTCCAAAAAAATGTGATGATCGTAGGTCTTAA
- the pheT gene encoding phenylalanine--tRNA ligase subunit beta, which produces MRISYNWLKNFIDIDKTPDELSLILTDIGLEVESLEVEQSIPGGLAGLVVGEVITCEQHPNADKLKITTVNVGQPELLNIVCGAPNVRVGLKVIVAQVGTTCHPTTGEPFKITKSKIRGEASEGMLCGEDEIGLGTSHAGIVELSADAEVGSLVKSYFNMEDDYAYEIGLTPNRADAASHLGVARDLAAYFRTEIKPLNLSDYKASTNKDTSVRVDSIDDAPRYSGINIKNIKVAESPEWLRNKLAAIGVRSINNIVDVTNYILHDLGQPLHAFDQDKISGNQVIVRKAKEGELFTTLDGVERKLSSEDLVIADAEKPMCIAGVFGGEHSGVTEGTTSIFLESAYFNPVSVRKTSKRHTLKTDSSFRFERGTNPDITVEALKKAAILIAEVAGGEVSSEIVDLYPNPIAPFEFPITYANIQRVIGKDIPAGTIKEIIISLGIEIKNETNEGFDVLVPPYKVDVTREIDVVEEVLRIYGYNNIELKTQIKASLNTSEKPDREVVLNQIADLLISNGYREILSNSLTKDEYLENPETAVKLLNPLSSDLDVMRQNLLFSALVAIGYNQKRRSADLKVFEYGRSYNLVDENYVEKQLFSLAIAGRKESEQWNNSNNVVSFFDIKAPVDAIIKRLKVEGIRIEEYQGTYFDYGLSYKKGEKVLVSLGAVSKKNLKKADVDGPVFFAQFDFDLLVKVIKKNKITYKEVSKFPSVRRDLALLLDESVSFEQLRLIANKTERKLLKEVQIFDVYKGDKLPAGKKSYALSFILQDEEKTLTDKQIDTIIQKLIINFEKEVGATVR; this is translated from the coding sequence ATGAGAATTTCTTATAATTGGTTAAAGAATTTTATTGATATAGATAAAACCCCTGACGAGCTTTCCTTAATTCTGACAGACATAGGCTTAGAGGTTGAATCCCTCGAAGTTGAACAAAGTATTCCTGGAGGATTAGCAGGGTTAGTAGTAGGTGAAGTGATCACCTGTGAGCAACATCCAAATGCTGACAAATTAAAAATTACTACCGTTAATGTAGGTCAACCTGAACTTCTGAACATTGTTTGTGGTGCTCCAAATGTAAGAGTAGGTTTAAAGGTAATTGTTGCACAAGTAGGTACAACATGTCATCCAACCACTGGAGAACCTTTTAAAATCACGAAATCAAAAATTCGTGGTGAAGCTTCAGAAGGTATGCTTTGTGGTGAAGATGAAATAGGTTTGGGTACTTCACATGCAGGTATCGTTGAACTATCAGCAGATGCCGAAGTTGGAAGTCTAGTGAAATCATACTTCAATATGGAAGATGATTATGCCTATGAAATTGGATTGACTCCTAATCGTGCTGATGCTGCATCACACTTAGGTGTAGCTAGAGATTTGGCGGCTTATTTCAGAACCGAGATTAAACCTTTAAACTTATCAGATTATAAAGCCTCAACAAATAAAGATACATCTGTAAGAGTGGATTCTATTGATGATGCTCCTAGATATTCAGGTATCAACATTAAAAATATTAAGGTTGCAGAATCGCCAGAATGGTTAAGGAATAAATTAGCTGCAATCGGAGTACGATCTATCAATAATATTGTCGATGTTACCAACTATATATTACATGATTTAGGTCAACCATTACATGCATTTGATCAAGATAAGATTTCTGGAAATCAAGTCATTGTAAGAAAAGCTAAAGAAGGGGAGTTATTCACTACATTAGATGGAGTTGAGCGCAAATTATCTTCAGAAGATCTAGTAATTGCAGATGCTGAAAAGCCTATGTGTATCGCTGGTGTATTTGGAGGTGAACATTCTGGAGTAACAGAAGGAACTACTTCTATATTCTTAGAATCTGCGTATTTCAATCCTGTGTCTGTACGTAAGACTTCGAAAAGACATACCTTAAAAACTGATTCTTCATTTCGTTTTGAGCGTGGAACTAACCCGGATATTACGGTAGAAGCTTTGAAAAAAGCTGCTATATTGATTGCAGAAGTCGCAGGTGGTGAGGTGTCTTCAGAAATTGTGGATTTATATCCTAATCCTATTGCTCCGTTTGAGTTCCCAATAACTTATGCTAATATTCAACGCGTTATTGGAAAGGATATTCCTGCGGGAACTATTAAGGAAATCATTATCAGCTTAGGCATCGAGATTAAAAATGAAACAAATGAAGGTTTCGATGTATTGGTACCTCCATACAAAGTGGATGTAACTCGTGAAATTGATGTCGTAGAAGAGGTTTTAAGAATTTATGGGTATAATAATATTGAGCTAAAGACTCAAATTAAAGCTTCATTAAATACTTCTGAAAAACCTGATAGAGAGGTTGTTTTAAATCAGATTGCAGATTTGCTGATTTCAAATGGATATAGAGAAATCCTGAGTAATTCATTGACTAAAGATGAGTATCTGGAAAATCCAGAAACAGCAGTGAAATTATTGAATCCATTGAGCAGTGACTTGGACGTTATGCGTCAGAATCTATTGTTCTCAGCATTGGTTGCAATAGGCTATAATCAAAAACGTAGATCAGCTGATCTAAAAGTTTTCGAATATGGAAGATCATATAATTTGGTTGATGAGAACTATGTTGAAAAGCAATTATTCTCATTAGCGATTGCAGGAAGAAAAGAATCTGAACAATGGAACAACAGCAACAATGTTGTTAGCTTTTTTGATATTAAAGCTCCAGTAGATGCAATCATCAAGAGACTAAAGGTAGAGGGCATTCGTATTGAAGAATACCAAGGGACTTATTTTGATTATGGCTTGTCTTACAAAAAAGGTGAGAAGGTCTTGGTTTCTTTGGGTGCTGTTTCGAAGAAAAATCTGAAGAAGGCGGATGTTGATGGTCCTGTTTTCTTTGCACAATTTGATTTTGATTTATTGGTTAAGGTGATCAAGAAAAATAAAATCACCTACAAAGAGGTTTCTAAATTCCCTTCAGTTCGCCGTGATTTAGCTTTGTTATTGGATGAGTCTGTTAGTTTTGAGCAATTGCGTTTAATTGCTAATAAGACAGAGCGGAAGTTATTGAAGGAAGTTCAGATTTTCGATGTTTATAAAGGCGATAAATTGCCTGCAGGCAAGAAGTCATATGCGTTGAGTTTTATCCTTCAGGATGAAGAAAAAACGCTAACGGACAAACAAATTGATACCATAATTCAAAAATTAATTATTAACTTTGAGAAAGAAGTTGGCGCTACAGTGCGCTAA
- a CDS encoding HAD hydrolase family protein, with amino-acid sequence MSKKVGIDIFCKHFGIELENTMAFGDGGNDISMLKHVHIGVAMGNANPEVKEIADYTTDDVDNNGIWNALKHYGVI; translated from the coding sequence TTGAGTAAAAAGGTAGGGATTGATATTTTCTGCAAACATTTTGGAATTGAACTTGAAAACACCATGGCATTTGGTGATGGAGGGAATGATATCAGCATGCTCAAACATGTACATATTGGTGTTGCTATGGGAAATGCAAACCCTGAGGTTAAAGAAATCGCAGATTATACAACGGACGATGTAGATAATAATGGAATTTGGAATGCCTTAAAACATTACGGAGTGATTTAG
- a CDS encoding cell division protein ZapA has protein sequence MGEISIKINIADRVYPLRVETEEEEVIRYAAKLINEKIKELQDNYAVRDKQDLLSMCVLQYATGMIKAERNSKNQDTGLESSIHELDNILTDFFKK, from the coding sequence ATGGGAGAAATTTCCATAAAAATAAATATCGCTGATCGAGTATATCCATTACGTGTAGAAACGGAGGAGGAAGAGGTAATTAGATATGCTGCGAAGCTTATAAACGAAAAAATAAAAGAACTGCAGGATAATTATGCGGTTCGTGATAAACAGGACTTATTATCAATGTGTGTATTGCAATATGCAACGGGGATGATAAAGGCTGAAAGGAACAGTAAAAACCAGGATACTGGTTTAGAGAGTTCCATTCACGAGCTTGATAATATTTTGACAGATTTCTTCAAGAAATAA
- a CDS encoding HAD hydrolase family protein has translation MGILLLMVVTGVTNTFEILFKQAIDKQDIESVLKYAKEQPLSFSFMSEKEITIHDVTPEIAGMYAHLNLPVPKLVNMDTVDTSSILQTNIFLGPDDEQQFMDTVMPNSLALDGHLFLQM, from the coding sequence ATGGGTATATTACTTTTAATGGTGGTTACTGGTGTGACCAATACATTTGAGATTTTGTTCAAACAGGCAATCGACAAACAGGATATTGAGTCGGTATTGAAATATGCTAAAGAACAGCCATTAAGCTTCTCGTTTATGTCTGAAAAAGAAATTACCATTCATGATGTTACACCAGAGATCGCAGGAATGTATGCTCATCTAAATTTACCCGTTCCAAAATTAGTGAACATGGATACTGTGGACACCTCAAGTATTTTACAAACCAATATATTTTTAGGACCAGATGACGAACAGCAATTTATGGACACTGTTATGCCTAATTCATTAGCTCTAGATGGACACCTCTTTTTGCAGATGTAA
- a CDS encoding HAD hydrolase family protein: MLKPKIKAVFFDIDGTLLSFKTHEVPKSTVEAIKILQTHGIKTILSTGRSINSIDHVKFLDFDGYITFNGGYWCDQYI, encoded by the coding sequence ATGCTAAAACCTAAGATCAAAGCAGTATTTTTCGACATAGATGGAACATTATTAAGCTTTAAAACACACGAAGTTCCAAAATCCACAGTTGAAGCTATCAAAATATTACAGACACATGGTATAAAAACCATTCTATCTACTGGAAGGTCCATTAATAGTATTGACCATGTGAAATTCTTGGATTTTGATGGGTATATTACTTTTAATGGTGGTTACTGGTGTGACCAATACATTTGA
- a CDS encoding DUF3575 domain-containing protein: MNNNSKSPITNWLILIMLGIFPNLLSAQQNTVKFNLLPLVSKTFAFEYEREIKPKMTVNASIAFRGKSSVPFKDRLENLIDDDKILQDATLSHFTFTPEFRFYTSRGSEGARGFYIGPFIKYGKYNIQSNYEFEVEGEAPENIPLDLDIKTWSAGFVIGSQFKLAKSVFMDLRILGPHYGRSNLNLVGKKTLTPEEQETLREELDGIGGDVIDVETEVNGEGASAKAKGPWAGIRVGLSIGYRF, encoded by the coding sequence ATGAATAATAACTCTAAATCGCCAATTACTAATTGGCTCATTCTGATTATGTTGGGAATATTTCCAAACCTTTTATCGGCCCAACAAAACACGGTTAAATTTAACCTGCTCCCTTTAGTCTCTAAGACATTTGCATTTGAATATGAGAGAGAGATCAAACCTAAGATGACTGTCAATGCAAGTATTGCTTTCAGAGGTAAGTCTTCGGTTCCATTTAAGGACAGACTGGAAAATTTAATTGATGATGATAAAATCCTTCAGGATGCTACTCTGAGTCATTTCACTTTTACTCCAGAGTTTCGTTTTTATACAAGCAGAGGCAGTGAAGGTGCCAGAGGATTTTATATCGGTCCATTTATCAAATATGGTAAATATAACATTCAGTCTAATTATGAGTTTGAGGTTGAAGGAGAAGCACCAGAAAATATCCCGCTAGATTTGGACATCAAAACTTGGAGTGCCGGTTTTGTTATCGGAAGTCAATTTAAGCTTGCCAAATCTGTGTTTATGGACTTACGTATTTTGGGTCCGCACTATGGTCGATCGAACCTAAATTTAGTAGGAAAGAAAACATTGACTCCTGAGGAACAAGAAACATTAAGAGAGGAATTGGACGGTATAGGTGGGGATGTAATCGACGTTGAAACGGAGGTGAACGGCGAAGGAGCATCGGCTAAAGCTAAAGGCCCTTGGGCTGGTATCCGAGTTGGACTTTCAATTGGGTATAGGTTTTAG